In a genomic window of Thermoproteus tenax Kra 1:
- a CDS encoding molybdopterin biosynthesis protein, with the protein MKRVIFHDLITLDEAKEILVSRARPLGVEEVPLEEAYGRVLAEDVYSPVDVPPFDRSTVDGYAVVSADLAGASEISPVKLTLKGRVEAGGFPDFELSRGEAAEVATGAPIPRGADAVVMVEYTSEREGAVVVYRSVYPGENVVPAGSDFSAGELILRKCTRLTQREIGVLAAAGVRRPRVYRRPKVAIISTGNELEEPGVPLARGKLYDVNTYSLAAAVVESGGAPIIVGRARDDLEEYREILGKALAAADLVLISGGTSAGMADLTYRVLGDMGRVLFHGIKVRPGKPTIAAEVDGKIVVGLPGYPPSALMIFHSVVRPALLSMQCMRQTPPAVYRARLSMRTEGAKGRRSLYPVVLINKGGYVAYPLNAESGLISVLARADGYIVIPEDVEFMEEGEEVEVYLFERYTPASLYFIGSNDIFLDRILAKFDVKAIYVGSMGGILAVKRGEADVAGTHMLDPETGEYNSPVIRRLGVKGAVLVRGFAREQGLVVARGNPKGIRGFEDLLRSDVVMVNRPRGTGTRTLLDMKLEEIAKGRGISVEELAKNIRGYTHEVRTHTAVAAAVAQGRADVGLAIRYAAEIYGLDFIPVGWEIYDLLIREEALERAGPIIEELKRASEMPPGYKRLPETGEVVAKF; encoded by the coding sequence ATGAAGCGGGTCATATTCCACGATTTGATCACACTCGATGAGGCTAAAGAGATCTTGGTCTCCAGGGCGCGGCCGTTAGGGGTCGAGGAGGTCCCGCTCGAGGAGGCCTACGGCAGAGTCTTGGCCGAGGACGTCTATTCGCCCGTCGACGTGCCCCCCTTCGACAGAAGCACTGTGGATGGATACGCGGTAGTCTCGGCCGATCTGGCTGGAGCGAGCGAGATATCACCAGTCAAACTGACGCTGAAGGGCAGAGTCGAGGCCGGCGGCTTCCCCGACTTCGAGCTGTCCAGAGGGGAGGCGGCGGAGGTGGCCACGGGCGCTCCAATACCTAGGGGGGCCGACGCCGTAGTAATGGTGGAGTACACCTCGGAGAGAGAGGGCGCCGTAGTTGTATATAGGTCGGTGTATCCGGGCGAGAACGTAGTTCCCGCCGGCTCCGACTTCTCGGCGGGCGAGCTCATCCTGAGAAAATGCACGAGGCTCACACAGAGAGAGATAGGCGTGTTGGCGGCCGCGGGCGTGAGGAGGCCCAGAGTCTACAGAAGGCCCAAAGTGGCCATAATATCCACCGGGAACGAGCTCGAGGAGCCCGGGGTCCCCCTCGCGAGGGGCAAACTATACGACGTCAATACCTATTCTCTCGCCGCCGCTGTTGTGGAGTCCGGCGGCGCGCCGATAATAGTGGGCAGAGCCAGAGACGATCTGGAGGAGTACAGAGAGATTCTGGGAAAGGCGTTGGCCGCCGCAGACCTAGTCTTGATATCGGGAGGCACCTCGGCGGGCATGGCGGATCTGACCTACAGAGTCCTGGGCGATATGGGGCGCGTGTTGTTCCACGGCATAAAGGTGAGGCCCGGCAAGCCCACGATAGCGGCCGAGGTGGACGGCAAGATAGTCGTTGGTCTGCCGGGCTACCCGCCGAGCGCTCTCATGATCTTCCACTCGGTCGTGAGGCCCGCGCTCCTCTCCATGCAGTGTATGAGGCAGACGCCACCTGCAGTCTATAGAGCTAGGCTGTCCATGAGGACTGAGGGGGCCAAGGGGAGGAGGTCCCTCTACCCCGTCGTGCTGATAAACAAGGGAGGCTATGTGGCATATCCGCTCAACGCCGAGTCGGGGCTGATCTCCGTCTTGGCGAGGGCCGACGGATATATCGTGATACCTGAAGACGTGGAGTTCATGGAGGAGGGCGAGGAGGTGGAGGTTTACCTCTTCGAGCGGTATACTCCAGCCTCCCTATATTTTATCGGCAGCAACGACATATTCCTCGATAGAATCTTGGCGAAGTTCGACGTTAAGGCCATATATGTGGGATCCATGGGCGGCATACTCGCAGTGAAGAGGGGGGAGGCCGACGTGGCCGGGACCCACATGTTGGACCCAGAGACTGGCGAATACAACTCGCCAGTGATTAGGAGGCTGGGCGTCAAAGGCGCCGTGCTCGTGAGAGGCTTCGCGAGAGAGCAGGGCCTAGTGGTGGCGAGGGGCAACCCCAAGGGCATAAGAGGGTTTGAGGACCTTCTGAGGAGCGACGTGGTCATGGTGAATAGGCCGAGGGGCACTGGGACTAGGACGCTGTTGGACATGAAACTGGAGGAGATCGCCAAAGGGCGCGGGATCTCCGTCGAGGAGCTGGCCAAGAATATCCGCGGCTATACCCACGAGGTGAGGACCCACACTGCCGTGGCGGCGGCGGTGGCGCAGGGGAGAGCCGACGTGGGCTTAGCCATAAGGTACGCAGCTGAGATCTACGGCCTAGACTTCATCCCCGTTGGCTGGGAGATATACGACCTCTTGATAAGGGAGGAGGCCCTGGAGAGGGCTGGGCCGATAATCGAGGAGCTAAAGCGGGCCTCGGAGATGCCGCCGGGCTATAAAAGGCTGCCGGAGACGGGCGAGGTCGTGGCCAAGTTTTAA
- a CDS encoding NAD(P)-dependent oxidoreductase produces MQMRVSVVGLGRMGRGMARNLARRGVEVTGFDISSEAAASSGVPLCRSLEQCFEADYVLLALPTGREVLDVLRRAPKSASPVVVDTTTQSMSELRSVLSVADRMRYLTCRVERGPREAEEGRLVLYVGGPPELYRQSEGLLRMLGEPIYVGSHEAATALKLISVYLLTSYVSALAEAAAVLKRSGLDPEGALTALSKGGAASAQLTSRMPPMLRGAYAEGFSASAALTAVRQFRELASELGLRRLPVADRLEEVLRDAISSGVGALDIAELEEYIEQKLHRQDQ; encoded by the coding sequence ATGCAAATGCGGGTCTCCGTCGTGGGGCTGGGGAGAATGGGGAGAGGGATGGCGAGGAACCTCGCGCGCAGAGGCGTCGAAGTGACCGGCTTCGACATCTCCAGCGAGGCCGCGGCCTCCTCGGGCGTCCCTCTGTGCCGCAGTCTAGAGCAGTGTTTCGAGGCAGATTACGTCCTCCTCGCGCTCCCCACGGGGAGGGAGGTGTTGGACGTCCTCAGACGTGCGCCGAAGTCAGCGTCCCCGGTCGTCGTAGATACCACCACTCAGAGCATGTCGGAGCTCCGCTCCGTCCTCTCCGTGGCAGACAGAATGCGCTATCTCACATGCAGAGTGGAAAGGGGACCAAGGGAAGCCGAAGAGGGGAGACTCGTCTTGTATGTAGGCGGGCCCCCGGAGCTCTACCGCCAGTCGGAGGGTCTCTTGAGGATGTTGGGCGAGCCGATATACGTCGGCTCCCACGAGGCGGCCACTGCTTTGAAGCTGATCAGCGTCTATCTGCTGACCTCGTATGTATCCGCGCTGGCAGAGGCAGCGGCTGTCCTCAAAAGGTCCGGCCTCGATCCCGAGGGAGCTCTGACGGCGCTGTCCAAGGGCGGCGCAGCCTCGGCGCAGCTGACCTCGAGAATGCCGCCCATGTTGAGGGGCGCCTACGCTGAGGGATTCTCGGCCTCGGCCGCGCTGACGGCGGTGAGGCAGTTCAGAGAGCTCGCCTCAGAGCTGGGCTTGAGACGACTGCCCGTGGCGGACAGACTCGAGGAAGTTCTGAGGGACGCCATCTCCTCCGGAGTGGGCGCCCTCGACATCGCAGAGCTAGAGGAATATATTGAGCAAAAATTGCACAGACAAGATCAATAA
- a CDS encoding class II glutamine amidotransferase, with amino-acid sequence MCRFYIYTGAPEEDLHRALLFSAHRDPLAPGGIQHKDGWGYAVYAANGSVYYYRSPLPIWRDPHAPPIGAAALAHARAASPGEPLGALYAHPFLVHTADGRALFVAHNGSVNKGVLAKMFGVDPDRYSDSWLLALFLASRWDDPLEALKEAEALTRTALNVAVLELPGPRAYAYSYTAVDGGEYYRLYLVRGDRWEAVVSSTLVRHLETPAVPLEQRKLYRLASYGF; translated from the coding sequence ATGTGTAGATTTTATATATATACTGGAGCGCCGGAGGAAGACCTCCACAGGGCCCTCCTTTTCTCTGCACATCGCGATCCCCTGGCGCCGGGCGGAATTCAACATAAGGACGGCTGGGGCTACGCCGTATATGCAGCGAACGGCTCTGTGTACTACTACAGATCCCCCCTCCCTATCTGGAGAGACCCGCACGCGCCCCCGATCGGGGCCGCCGCCCTTGCCCACGCGAGGGCAGCCTCCCCCGGTGAGCCGCTGGGGGCTCTCTACGCGCACCCCTTCCTCGTCCATACAGCCGATGGGAGGGCGCTGTTCGTCGCCCATAACGGCTCTGTGAATAAGGGCGTATTGGCCAAAATGTTTGGTGTAGATCCAGACAGATACTCCGACAGCTGGCTACTCGCGCTCTTTCTGGCATCCCGTTGGGACGACCCTCTCGAGGCCCTCAAGGAGGCGGAGGCTCTCACGAGGACTGCCCTCAATGTGGCCGTCTTGGAGCTGCCCGGCCCTAGGGCGTACGCCTACTCGTACACAGCCGTCGACGGAGGGGAGTACTACCGCCTCTATCTGGTGCGCGGCGACAGATGGGAGGCCGTGGTCTCGTCCACTCTCGTGAGACACCTGGAGACGCCCGCCGTGCCTTTGGAACAAAGGAAGCTATACCGGCTCGCCTCCTATGGCTTTTAA
- a CDS encoding Lrp/AsnC family transcriptional regulator, with translation MEALVFINVDVGYEDSVMEELAKIPEVSAVHFVYGPYDLVVKLTSDDAETLRSIIRDKVRKINGVRSTTTLIVAKTYLRSGPPH, from the coding sequence ATGGAGGCATTGGTGTTCATAAACGTAGACGTGGGCTACGAGGACTCGGTCATGGAGGAGTTGGCAAAGATACCCGAGGTCTCGGCGGTACATTTCGTCTACGGTCCCTACGACTTGGTGGTCAAACTGACCTCGGATGACGCCGAGACCCTCAGATCGATTATAAGAGACAAAGTGAGGAAGATCAACGGAGTCCGCTCCACCACGACCTTGATAGTGGCCAAGACTTACCTCCGCAGCGGGCCTCCCCATTAA
- a CDS encoding Lrp/AsnC family transcriptional regulator: MDEIDRKLIELLQMDGKKTLQELAEAVNRPKTTIASRIKKLEEKGYIMGYKAVVNPFLLGYQVLAFVMASVRRGEAAGQKPLQEQLAERILNDCSGKSDLPLVEEAYIITGPYDLLLKVWARDIKQLSSFLVSYLASIPDIQRTETLMVLEIVEDWRRRYMPVASGP, translated from the coding sequence GTGGACGAGATAGACAGGAAGCTTATAGAACTTCTACAGATGGACGGCAAAAAGACGCTCCAGGAGCTGGCCGAGGCCGTGAATAGGCCGAAGACCACTATAGCGTCCAGAATAAAGAAGCTCGAGGAGAAGGGCTATATTATGGGCTATAAGGCTGTGGTTAACCCCTTCCTGTTGGGCTACCAAGTCCTCGCCTTCGTCATGGCCAGCGTGAGGCGGGGGGAAGCCGCCGGACAGAAGCCTCTCCAAGAGCAGTTGGCCGAGAGGATATTGAACGACTGCTCCGGGAAGAGCGATCTGCCTCTGGTCGAGGAGGCCTACATCATCACCGGCCCCTACGACCTCTTGCTCAAGGTCTGGGCCCGCGATATAAAACAGCTCTCCTCCTTTTTAGTGTCCTACCTCGCCTCGATACCCGATATACAGAGGACGGAGACGTTGATGGTCCTGGAGATAGTGGAGGACTGGAGGAGGCGCTATATGCCCGTCGCCTCGGGCCCCTAG
- a CDS encoding bifunctional nuclease family protein, whose translation MVKYLKAELVSVLEAVDRAGQPVGIMLIGADEWGDRVLPIIIGNAETLSIKKGLGELDFPRPLSHDLFVEVLEAFGATVEKVTIDAMINGTYTATVYIKDSAGKLHSFDARPSDAVALAVRTGAPIYVADTLGSLTEDASQYIQPPSGKVTD comes from the coding sequence ATGGTCAAATATCTGAAGGCCGAGCTCGTGTCGGTCCTAGAGGCTGTCGACAGAGCCGGCCAGCCCGTGGGCATTATGCTGATAGGGGCCGACGAGTGGGGGGACAGAGTGCTCCCCATCATAATTGGGAACGCCGAGACCCTCTCCATAAAGAAGGGCTTGGGCGAGCTGGACTTCCCGAGGCCTCTCAGCCACGACCTCTTCGTGGAGGTGCTCGAGGCCTTTGGAGCCACTGTAGAGAAGGTGACGATCGACGCTATGATCAACGGCACATACACCGCCACTGTCTATATCAAGGACAGCGCCGGAAAGCTCCACAGTTTTGACGCCCGCCCGAGCGATGCCGTGGCTCTGGCCGTGAGGACCGGCGCGCCAATATATGTGGCCGACACCTTGGGCAGTTTGACCGAGGATGCATCTCAGTATATACAACCTCCGAGTGGAAAAGTCACAGATTGA
- a CDS encoding mandelate racemase/muconate lactonizing enzyme family protein — protein MATIKEIEPIVLYEQETDARWASYSILVRVVTSDGRVSYGEAVPTLRILPVVSAVRQTARAFLGRDPHEISAAFYEWYRQDFFLSRSFESATALSAIDMALWDLKARELGAPLYELLGGKLRDRVKVYANGWYGGCRDPQCFAEKAKEVVARGYDALKFDPFGPSFNSITSEELRRAEEAVAAVRDAVGDDVDILIEHHGRFNANAAVEIAKRFEPYRPYFMEEPLHHEDIEGYRKYRSLTSARIAMGERLISAKEALQYLVEGLVDVIQPDACNIGGVTGSMKVAALAEAFSVEVSYHNAYGPVQFALEVQLSAVTPTLYRLESFYDYWPQWKRDLIGDPFRLSQSSVEVPRGPGIGVAVNERVLEKYRAEPSEIPVGEEPVWVVRGTWR, from the coding sequence ATGGCAACCATAAAAGAGATAGAGCCCATAGTCCTCTATGAACAAGAGACGGACGCGCGCTGGGCGTCCTACTCAATCCTGGTCAGAGTGGTGACCTCCGACGGGAGGGTCTCATACGGCGAAGCGGTGCCCACCTTGAGGATATTGCCCGTGGTGTCCGCCGTAAGGCAGACTGCCAGAGCCTTTCTGGGGAGGGATCCGCACGAGATATCGGCGGCTTTCTACGAGTGGTATAGACAAGACTTCTTTCTATCCCGCTCCTTCGAGAGCGCGACGGCCCTGAGCGCGATAGACATGGCTCTATGGGACCTAAAGGCGAGGGAGTTGGGGGCCCCGTTGTACGAGCTACTGGGGGGGAAGTTGAGGGACAGAGTCAAGGTCTACGCCAACGGTTGGTACGGAGGATGTAGAGACCCCCAGTGCTTCGCAGAGAAGGCGAAGGAGGTCGTCGCGAGGGGCTACGATGCGCTCAAGTTCGACCCCTTCGGTCCCAGCTTCAACTCTATAACCTCTGAGGAGCTCAGACGCGCTGAGGAGGCAGTGGCCGCAGTCAGAGACGCCGTAGGCGACGACGTGGATATCCTAATAGAACACCACGGGAGGTTCAACGCCAACGCGGCTGTGGAGATAGCCAAGAGGTTTGAGCCGTACAGACCCTACTTCATGGAGGAGCCGCTCCACCACGAAGACATCGAGGGCTACCGCAAATATAGATCCCTCACGTCCGCGAGGATCGCAATGGGTGAGAGGCTCATCAGCGCCAAGGAGGCTCTCCAGTATCTCGTGGAGGGCCTCGTGGACGTGATCCAGCCCGATGCGTGCAACATAGGCGGAGTAACCGGCAGTATGAAGGTGGCTGCGCTGGCCGAGGCCTTCAGCGTCGAGGTCTCCTACCACAACGCCTACGGCCCCGTTCAATTCGCCTTGGAGGTGCAACTGTCCGCCGTAACGCCCACTCTGTATAGATTGGAGTCCTTCTACGACTACTGGCCGCAGTGGAAGAGGGACCTAATAGGCGATCCCTTCCGGCTGTCCCAGAGCTCCGTGGAGGTGCCGAGGGGGCCAGGCATAGGCGTAGCGGTGAACGAGAGAGTTCTGGAAAAATACAGAGCAGAGCCGTCGGAGATCCCGGTGGGAGAGGAGCCGGTGTGGGTCGTTAGAGGAACTTGGCGTTGA
- a CDS encoding bifunctional 2-dehydro-3-deoxy-phosphogluconate/2-dehydro-3-deoxy-6-phosphogalactonate aldolase, translating to MEIVAPVITTFRGGRLDPELFANHVKNITSKGVDVVFVAGTTGLGPALSLQEKMELTDAATSAARRVIVQVASLNADEAIALAKYAESRGAEAVASLPPYYFPRLSERQIAKYFRDLCSAVSIPVFLYNYPAAVGRDVDARAAKELGCIRGVKDTNESLAHTLAYKRYLPQARVYNGSDSLVFASFAVRLDGVVASSANYLPELLAGIRDAVAAGDIERARSLQFLLDEIVESARHIGYAAAVYELVEIFQGYEAGEPRGPVYPLDPEEKAWLRAAVAKAKSQLRL from the coding sequence ATGGAGATTGTGGCGCCAGTCATAACCACCTTTAGGGGCGGGAGGCTGGACCCAGAGCTTTTCGCAAACCATGTAAAGAACATAACGTCCAAGGGAGTCGACGTAGTCTTCGTTGCGGGGACAACCGGCCTGGGCCCCGCGCTATCTTTGCAAGAGAAGATGGAGCTGACGGACGCTGCAACGTCTGCGGCCAGGCGAGTCATAGTGCAAGTCGCCTCTCTCAACGCCGATGAGGCCATAGCGCTGGCCAAATACGCCGAGTCGAGAGGCGCCGAGGCCGTGGCCTCTCTTCCGCCGTACTATTTCCCCAGGCTTTCCGAGAGACAGATCGCCAAATACTTCAGAGACCTCTGCTCAGCCGTGTCTATCCCCGTCTTCCTCTACAACTATCCGGCGGCGGTGGGGAGAGACGTGGACGCCAGGGCGGCAAAAGAGCTGGGCTGCATAAGGGGGGTCAAGGACACCAACGAGAGCCTCGCCCACACGCTTGCCTACAAGAGGTATCTGCCCCAGGCCAGAGTGTACAACGGCTCCGACTCCCTCGTCTTTGCCTCGTTCGCGGTGCGCCTCGACGGAGTCGTGGCCTCCTCGGCCAACTATCTTCCCGAGCTGTTGGCGGGCATCAGAGATGCCGTGGCGGCGGGAGACATAGAGAGGGCCCGCTCCCTCCAGTTCCTCTTGGACGAAATAGTGGAGTCCGCCAGACATATCGGCTACGCGGCCGCCGTCTACGAGCTAGTTGAGATATTCCAGGGCTATGAGGCGGGCGAGCCGAGGGGCCCCGTCTACCCGCTGGATCCGGAGGAGAAGGCTTGGCTGAGGGCCGCTGTAGCCAAGGCAAAGAGCCAGCTGAGGCTATGA
- the kdgK gene encoding bifunctional 2-dehydro-3-deoxygluconokinase/2-dehydro-3-deoxygalactonokinase, which yields MISLVALGEPLIQLNAVTPGPLRYVAYFEKHVAGSEANFCIAATMAGARCSLIARVGDDEFGRNIVEYLRGRGVDVSHVKVDPGAPTGIYFVQRHFPVPGRSRLIYYRKGSAGSRVGPDDVDSSLISSADAVHSTGITLALSDSANRAVHKAFGEAKRRTFDTNIRPALWPDLAAARRAILDVLNYGVDVLVTDPDDTQILLGVRDPEEAYRKYRELGVQTLVYKLGAEGAYVFWNGGSYFRDALKVAVEDPTGAGDAVAGYFVALYLSGVDPRRALDLAVAASALVVGVRGDNEALPSPREAEELLKAL from the coding sequence ATGATAAGCCTGGTAGCCCTAGGGGAGCCCCTCATACAGCTCAACGCAGTGACGCCGGGCCCTCTGAGGTACGTCGCGTATTTCGAGAAACATGTGGCCGGCTCAGAGGCCAACTTCTGTATCGCAGCCACCATGGCTGGGGCGAGGTGCAGCTTGATAGCTAGAGTCGGCGACGACGAGTTCGGCAGAAACATTGTGGAGTATCTGAGGGGGCGGGGCGTTGACGTATCCCACGTCAAGGTCGACCCCGGGGCTCCCACGGGCATATACTTCGTGCAACGCCACTTCCCAGTGCCCGGCAGATCGAGGCTGATATACTACAGGAAGGGGAGCGCCGGCAGCAGAGTTGGACCTGACGACGTGGACTCAAGCTTGATAAGCTCGGCCGACGCCGTGCACTCCACCGGCATCACTCTGGCGTTGAGCGACTCGGCAAACAGAGCGGTCCACAAGGCTTTCGGAGAGGCGAAGAGGAGGACGTTCGACACCAACATACGCCCCGCCCTCTGGCCAGATCTAGCGGCCGCGAGGAGGGCCATATTGGACGTGCTCAACTACGGAGTAGACGTCCTGGTGACAGACCCCGACGATACACAAATCCTCCTCGGAGTGAGGGATCCCGAGGAGGCATACAGGAAGTATCGGGAGCTGGGCGTCCAGACTCTGGTCTACAAGTTGGGGGCCGAGGGGGCGTACGTGTTCTGGAATGGCGGGTCCTACTTCAGAGATGCCCTCAAGGTAGCCGTGGAGGACCCCACCGGCGCTGGAGACGCAGTGGCGGGATACTTCGTGGCGCTGTATCTATCCGGCGTCGACCCTAGGAGGGCTCTGGACTTAGCCGTTGCGGCGTCGGCGTTGGTGGTCGGAGTCAGAGGGGACAACGAGGCTCTGCCCTCCCCGCGGGAGGCCGAGGAGCTATTGAAGGCGCTATGA
- a CDS encoding glycoside hydrolase family 15 protein encodes MRSAILGNGRLTVLLDKNFYVADLYYPYVGRFNHAFGGRFKVGVWHDGRFQWLENMEKTIETSGLTARMTAKWDGLTIKFYDFVEFHHDAYIRKVEIEGPGLVRVIFYHDFRIMEAPQGDTAFYNPEADVVLHYKGDFWFLVGSSNPLYEYTVGRRDQGVVLKDCEDGVLSKSPIAQGSVDSAVSIASPKFYYWIVAGRSMRDVMRVHEALRAGAVSYERRNAGYWRAIVERHGGGLVSQSLAVLMAHLGDNGAVAASLDTDILRFNLDTYAYVWPRDASYVAMALDEYGYTSLTKKFYEFALSLVCDEGYFFQKYNPDGTYGSTWHPWTARGKKSLNIQEDETGIFIYALWRHFEKTRDYDLLKRAYPVVRRMADFMAKFRDATGLPLESYDLWEERLGVHAYTVASVYAGLRAAASFADLLGEEEDSARWLEAARGIKEAATAHLYDQSLGRFVRTVRLGESGIAERDPTVDASLLGIALLGLFEPDDPRVVSTVKAVEEKLWVRTVGGLARYEGDYYQRVSADYGDIPGNPWVITTMWLAEYYALLGQRSRAKELLSWAESVASPAGLLPEQVSPFDRGPVSVQPLAWSHAEYLLAAKALEKA; translated from the coding sequence ATGAGGAGCGCGATTCTGGGCAACGGGAGGCTGACGGTGTTGTTGGACAAAAACTTCTACGTGGCGGACCTATACTACCCCTACGTCGGCCGGTTCAACCACGCCTTCGGCGGCAGATTCAAGGTCGGCGTCTGGCACGACGGCAGATTCCAGTGGCTTGAGAACATGGAGAAGACGATCGAGACGAGCGGTCTCACGGCCAGAATGACCGCGAAGTGGGACGGCTTGACTATTAAATTCTACGACTTCGTCGAGTTCCACCACGACGCCTACATCAGAAAAGTCGAGATAGAGGGGCCGGGCTTGGTAAGAGTGATCTTCTACCACGACTTCAGAATAATGGAGGCCCCCCAGGGCGACACCGCCTTCTACAACCCAGAGGCGGACGTCGTGTTGCACTACAAGGGCGACTTCTGGTTCTTGGTGGGCTCCTCAAACCCTCTCTACGAGTACACGGTGGGGAGGAGAGATCAAGGCGTTGTGTTAAAGGACTGCGAGGACGGCGTGCTGTCCAAGAGCCCTATAGCCCAGGGATCCGTCGACTCTGCCGTCTCAATAGCCTCGCCCAAGTTCTACTACTGGATAGTCGCGGGCAGATCCATGCGCGATGTTATGAGGGTCCACGAGGCGTTGAGGGCCGGCGCCGTCTCCTACGAGAGGAGGAACGCAGGCTACTGGAGGGCCATAGTGGAGCGCCACGGCGGAGGCCTTGTATCTCAGTCGTTGGCGGTCCTCATGGCCCACCTTGGTGATAATGGAGCTGTGGCCGCCTCCTTGGACACCGACATCCTCAGATTCAATCTGGACACATACGCCTACGTCTGGCCCAGAGATGCATCGTATGTGGCCATGGCGTTGGACGAGTACGGCTATACGTCTCTCACCAAGAAGTTCTACGAGTTTGCTCTGTCTCTAGTCTGCGATGAGGGCTACTTCTTCCAGAAGTACAACCCGGACGGAACCTATGGGTCTACGTGGCATCCATGGACGGCGCGGGGGAAGAAGTCGTTGAACATCCAAGAGGACGAGACGGGCATCTTCATCTACGCACTGTGGCGCCATTTTGAAAAGACAAGGGACTACGACTTGCTCAAGAGGGCCTACCCCGTCGTTAGGCGGATGGCGGACTTCATGGCCAAGTTCAGAGACGCGACGGGCCTGCCCCTCGAGAGCTACGACCTGTGGGAGGAGCGGCTCGGAGTCCACGCCTACACAGTAGCCTCGGTCTACGCCGGGCTGAGGGCGGCGGCGAGCTTCGCAGACTTGCTCGGCGAGGAGGAGGACTCGGCCAGATGGCTCGAGGCAGCGAGGGGCATAAAGGAGGCGGCCACCGCGCACCTATACGATCAGTCCCTCGGCCGCTTCGTGAGGACCGTCAGATTGGGCGAGTCGGGGATCGCTGAGAGGGACCCGACGGTGGACGCCAGCCTCTTGGGGATAGCCCTGTTGGGGCTCTTTGAGCCAGACGATCCCAGAGTGGTCTCGACGGTCAAGGCAGTGGAGGAGAAGCTCTGGGTGAGGACCGTCGGAGGGCTCGCGAGGTACGAGGGCGACTACTATCAGAGGGTCTCCGCAGACTACGGCGATATACCGGGCAACCCCTGGGTGATAACAACTATGTGGCTCGCCGAGTACTACGCGCTCCTGGGCCAGAGGTCGCGGGCCAAGGAGCTGTTGAGCTGGGCCGAGTCGGTCGCCTCCCCCGCCGGCCTTCTCCCGGAGCAAGTGAGCCCGTTCGATAGAGGCCCAGTGTCAGTCCAGCCGTTGGCCTGGAGCCACGCCGAGTATCTCCTAGCGGCCAAAGCTCTGGAGAAGGCCTAG
- a CDS encoding undecaprenyl-diphosphate phosphatase encodes MNWAVDGAILGLVQGISEWLPISSKTQIMFVSTYLLGLTFGAAYAFGLFLEFATLAAAVIYFRREVWGVLRALALRGSPEDRLLLKYLVVVTLVTAAVALPIYLYFSELSGPVVGAPMIALGLVLIGDALLIKLSRERHTPRRGLSELGWRDLLLIGVAQGLAALPGVSRSGATVSAMLLLGVRPRDAFRLSFLALIPAALGATGVALLFSRHKIASAVALVSPQGLALATAVAVVVSLLLIEMLLRLASSKRIVPLVASLGVIAILSGIVGALTGYG; translated from the coding sequence ATGAACTGGGCCGTGGACGGAGCTATTCTGGGCCTAGTGCAGGGGATCAGCGAGTGGCTCCCGATCAGCAGCAAGACGCAGATAATGTTCGTGTCGACCTACCTCCTGGGGCTCACCTTCGGCGCCGCCTACGCCTTCGGCCTCTTCTTGGAGTTCGCCACCCTCGCCGCGGCCGTGATCTACTTCAGACGGGAGGTCTGGGGGGTTCTGAGGGCCCTCGCCCTGAGGGGGTCCCCCGAGGACAGACTCCTGCTGAAGTACCTAGTGGTGGTGACGCTCGTGACAGCGGCTGTGGCCTTGCCCATCTATCTCTACTTCAGCGAGCTCTCGGGGCCTGTGGTGGGGGCTCCCATGATAGCTCTGGGGCTGGTCCTAATAGGCGACGCGCTCTTAATAAAGCTGTCCAGGGAGCGGCACACGCCGAGGAGGGGGCTGTCTGAACTGGGCTGGAGGGATCTGTTGTTGATAGGCGTAGCCCAAGGCCTCGCCGCGCTGCCAGGAGTGAGCAGGTCGGGCGCGACGGTCTCGGCTATGTTGCTCTTGGGAGTGAGGCCCAGAGACGCCTTTAGGCTGTCCTTCCTCGCCTTGATCCCGGCGGCCCTCGGGGCGACCGGCGTGGCCCTCCTCTTCTCGAGGCACAAGATAGCCTCGGCCGTGGCCCTAGTGTCTCCGCAGGGCCTGGCTCTGGCCACAGCGGTTGCTGTTGTCGTCAGCTTGCTCCTGATCGAGATGCTGCTTAGGCTGGCGTCAAGCAAGAGGATAGTCCCACTGGTGGCCTCTCTTGGGGTCATCGCCATCTTGAGCGGGATCGTGGGGGCTCTGACCGGCTACGGCTGA